The proteins below are encoded in one region of Dehalococcoidales bacterium:
- a CDS encoding DNA polymerase III subunit beta: ADRVTLLDFTIGRKGLLGYLKSLNGSNIVKVTPFNDSASETQAVSKRLKVVCGANTSQLDDGAWIGDNTPMTLCEVRVTSRNVITPNIGSLELAEALSRVLPFTATEDTRPVLQCVLFTAKEGKLTMVSADGFRLAVVSLDYDGEGEVLISREDLAGIANALRSAKRARVSFDGEDIKTLTIDTELIRYTWTSLDGKFPDYEKLIPIEARTTAHFDTVEAGKAIGTLKALADSNSFPIDITFENGYMVMTSPDDKGQATMPADIEGEANRVRIDGSYLAEALKACGGMPELKLTDGKSPVLFTTNGYKLVVMPMLTSGVRQEDKEASEAESEGVADEVTEAEPEVTEPEVEVAEPEAETKPKRKGKVREPVAVA, encoded by the coding sequence GCCGACAGGGTAACGCTACTGGACTTTACCATTGGGCGTAAGGGCTTACTCGGTTACCTTAAGTCGCTGAATGGTAGTAACATCGTAAAAGTTACGCCTTTCAATGACAGTGCTAGCGAGACGCAGGCTGTTAGTAAACGGCTTAAGGTGGTCTGTGGAGCTAATACCAGTCAGCTTGATGACGGAGCGTGGATAGGTGATAACACGCCGATGACACTCTGTGAGGTGAGGGTTACCTCTCGTAACGTCATAACGCCTAACATCGGCAGTCTGGAGCTAGCGGAAGCGCTATCGAGGGTATTACCCTTTACCGCTACTGAGGACACTCGACCAGTATTACAATGTGTCCTCTTTACGGCTAAAGAGGGTAAGCTAACGATGGTAAGCGCCGACGGCTTTAGACTGGCGGTAGTAAGTCTTGACTATGACGGAGAGGGCGAAGTCCTGATAAGCCGTGAGGATTTGGCAGGAATAGCTAACGCCTTACGGAGCGCCAAGAGAGCAAGGGTTAGCTTTGATGGTGAGGACATCAAGACGCTCACTATTGACACCGAGCTAATACGTTATACGTGGACTAGCTTGGATGGTAAGTTTCCCGACTATGAGAAGCTAATACCAATCGAGGCTAGGACAACCGCTCACTTTGATACTGTTGAGGCAGGTAAGGCAATCGGCACACTGAAAGCACTAGCCGACAGCAATTCCTTCCCGATAGACATTACCTTTGAAAACGGCTATATGGTAATGACAAGTCCCGATGATAAGGGGCAAGCCACAATGCCAGCCGATATTGAGGGTGAGGCTAACAGGGTGAGGATTGATGGCAGTTACCTTGCCGAGGCGTTAAAGGCGTGTGGCGGTATGCCAGAGCTAAAGCTCACCGATGGCAAGTCGCCAGTCCTCTTTACCACTAACGGCTATAAGCTGGTGGTAATGCCGATGTTGACTTCAGGGGTAAGGCAAGAGGATAAAGAGGCTAGCGAAGCCGAGAGCGAAGGGGTAGCCGATGAGGTAACGGAAGCCGAGCCAGAAGTTACCGAGCCAGAGGTAGAGGTAGCCGAGCCAGAAGCTGAGACAAAGCCGAAGCGTAAGGGCAAGGTAAGAGAGCCAGTCGCTGTAGCCTGA